One Manihot esculenta cultivar AM560-2 chromosome 6, M.esculenta_v8, whole genome shotgun sequence DNA segment encodes these proteins:
- the LOC110617215 gene encoding calmodulin-binding protein 60 A isoform X3, whose product MSQKRHLEPEDPKSRSEVNSPEEKRRRFDFKNVVQDVIKMQSVQHLLEPVLEPLIRRVIKEEVELALKKHLASIKRGKEKDSSESRSLKLQFSNNLSLPVFTGARIEGEECSAIHVALIDILTGEIVNSGAEASAKVEIIVLEGDFDGDEGENWTHDEFMNNIVREREGKKPLLAGDVFLNLSEGIGIVGEISFTDNSSWTRSRRFRLGARVVDKFDGINVREAKTESFIVRDHRGELYKKHHPPSQFDEVWRLEKIGKDGAFHKRLSRENINTVKDFLTQLFIDPQRLRHVLGTGMSAKMWEVTIEHARTCVLDKRMYLYYTPGSQQKYGVVFNVVGQVMGILSDCQYVRVDKLSETEKVDAQNLVIAAFQHPEEVISFDDEASLVDGSSHLSNLPYSSNSSRTENSNGSKLLASSPKMGGLDYAQPNVSSPDIISSIYSVGSISSLDDYSLHSIENMDLRYDQTLSFAGQVSNPLICDADAMTRAFCDEGHLRFFDTDLQSQNLSMEAPADLQSALDGFLLTRSTAIAVDKAQRRWTKISSVLKWFSVRRLVALKKTCVREIHRY is encoded by the exons ATGTCGCAGAAGAGGCACCTTGAGCCTGAGGATCCCAAGTCTCGTTCTGAAGTGAATAGTCCGGAAGAGAAGAGGAGGAGGTTTGATTTCAAGAa TGTGGTTCAGGATGTGATTAAGATGCAATCGGTCCAGCATTTGTTGGAACCTGTTCTGGAGCCATTGATTCGCAGGGTG ATCAAAGAAGAAGTTGAATTGGCTCTTAAAAAACATTTAGCTAGTATTAAACG TGGGAAAGAAAAAGATTCTTCTGAATCCAGAAGCTTAAAACTGCAGTTCTCAAACAACCTCTCTCTTCCAGTGTTCACTGGAGCTCGAATTGAAGGAGAAGAATGTTCTGCCATACATGTGGCTTTGATTGATATTCTTACTGGGGAAATAGTGAACTCTGGCGCTGAAGCTTCTGCTAAGGTGGAAATTATTGTCCTTGAAGGTGATTTTGATGGTGATGAGGGTGAAAATTGGACACATGATGAGTTTATGAATAATATTgtcagagagagagaaggaaagAAACCTCTTCTTGCTGGAGATGTGTTTTTGAATCTAAGTGAAGGCATTGGTATAGTGGGTGAAATTTCATTCACAGATAATTCAAGCTGGACAAGAAGCCGCAGGTTCAGGCTTGGGGCAAGAGTTGTGGATAAGTTTGATGGAATTAATGTAAGGGAGGCAAAGACAGAATCTTTCATTGTCAGGGATCACCGTGGGGAAT TGTACAAGAAGCACCATCCTCCATCTCAGTTTGATGAGGTGTGGAGATTAGAAAAGATTGGAAAAGACGGGGCTTTCCATAAGCGATTGAGTAGGGAAAATATCAACACTGTGAAGGATTTCCTAACTCAGCTCTTTATCGACCCTCAAAGGCTTCGGCAT GTTCTTGGCACAGGTATGTCTGCTAAGATGTGGGAAGTAACTATAGAACATGCACGGACTTGTGTGCTTGATAAGAGAATGTATTTGTATTACACTCCTGGTTCTCAACAGAAATATGGTGTGGTCTTCAATGTTGTGGGACAAGTTATGGGAATACTTTCAGATTGCCAGTATGTTCGTGTAGATAAGCTGTCTGAAACTGAGAAG GTTGATGCTCAAAATTTGGTAATCGCTGCATTTCAGCACCCTGAGGAGGTTATCTCTTTTGATGATGAAGCCTCTCTTGTGGATGGCTCTTCACACTTGTCCAACCTTCCTTACTCCTCAAATTCATCCAGGACAGAGAATTCTAATGGAAGCAAGCTTTTGGCTTCTTCGCCCAAGATGGGTGGATTGGATTATGCACAGCCAAACGTTTCTTCTCCAGATATCATTTCATCTATATATTCTGTGGGGAGTATTAGCAGCTTGGATGATTATTCCTTGCACAGTATTGAAAATATGGATCTTAGATATGATCAGACATTGAGTTTCGCAGGCCAAGTCTCCAACCCTCTCATATGTGATGCTGATGCCATGACTCGAGCGTTCTGTGATGAGGGTCATCTGCGGTTTTTTGATACAGATCTTCAGTCTCAGAACCTTAGTATGGAAGCACCAGCTGATTTACAAAGTGCTCTGGATGGCTTCCTTTTGACACGTTCTACAGCTATTGCAGTTGACAAGGCTCAGAGGAGATGGACAAAGATCTCCAGTGTATTGAAATGGTTCTCTGTTAGGAGACTTGTGGCTTTAAAGAAGACTTGTGTTCGAGAAATTCATAGATACTAG
- the LOC110617215 gene encoding calmodulin-binding protein 60 A isoform X1, which translates to MSQKRHLEPEDPKSRSEVNSPEEKRRRFDFKNVVQDVIKMQSVQHLLEPVLEPLIRRVIKEEVELALKKHLASIKRSSGKEKDSSESRSLKLQFSNNLSLPVFTGARIEGEECSAIHVALIDILTGEIVNSGAEASAKVEIIVLEGDFDGDEGENWTHDEFMNNIVREREGKKPLLAGDVFLNLSEGIGIVGEISFTDNSSWTRSRRFRLGARVVDKFDGINVREAKTESFIVRDHRGELYKKHHPPSQFDEVWRLEKIGKDGAFHKRLSRENINTVKDFLTQLFIDPQRLRHVLGTGMSAKMWEVTIEHARTCVLDKRMYLYYTPGSQQKYGVVFNVVGQVMGILSDCQYVRVDKLSETEKVDAQNLVIAAFQHPEEVISFDDEASLVDGSSHLSNLPYSSNSSRTENSNGSKLLASSPKMGGLDYAQPNVSSPDIISSIYSVGSISSLDDYSLHSIENMDLRYDQTLSFAGQVSNPLICDADAMTRAFCDEGHLRFFDTDLQSQNLSMEAPADLQSALDGFLLTRSTAIAVDKAQRRWTKISSVLKWFSVRRLVALKKTCVREIHRY; encoded by the exons ATGTCGCAGAAGAGGCACCTTGAGCCTGAGGATCCCAAGTCTCGTTCTGAAGTGAATAGTCCGGAAGAGAAGAGGAGGAGGTTTGATTTCAAGAa TGTGGTTCAGGATGTGATTAAGATGCAATCGGTCCAGCATTTGTTGGAACCTGTTCTGGAGCCATTGATTCGCAGGGTG ATCAAAGAAGAAGTTGAATTGGCTCTTAAAAAACATTTAGCTAGTATTAAACG AAGTAGTGGGAAAGAAAAAGATTCTTCTGAATCCAGAAGCTTAAAACTGCAGTTCTCAAACAACCTCTCTCTTCCAGTGTTCACTGGAGCTCGAATTGAAGGAGAAGAATGTTCTGCCATACATGTGGCTTTGATTGATATTCTTACTGGGGAAATAGTGAACTCTGGCGCTGAAGCTTCTGCTAAGGTGGAAATTATTGTCCTTGAAGGTGATTTTGATGGTGATGAGGGTGAAAATTGGACACATGATGAGTTTATGAATAATATTgtcagagagagagaaggaaagAAACCTCTTCTTGCTGGAGATGTGTTTTTGAATCTAAGTGAAGGCATTGGTATAGTGGGTGAAATTTCATTCACAGATAATTCAAGCTGGACAAGAAGCCGCAGGTTCAGGCTTGGGGCAAGAGTTGTGGATAAGTTTGATGGAATTAATGTAAGGGAGGCAAAGACAGAATCTTTCATTGTCAGGGATCACCGTGGGGAAT TGTACAAGAAGCACCATCCTCCATCTCAGTTTGATGAGGTGTGGAGATTAGAAAAGATTGGAAAAGACGGGGCTTTCCATAAGCGATTGAGTAGGGAAAATATCAACACTGTGAAGGATTTCCTAACTCAGCTCTTTATCGACCCTCAAAGGCTTCGGCAT GTTCTTGGCACAGGTATGTCTGCTAAGATGTGGGAAGTAACTATAGAACATGCACGGACTTGTGTGCTTGATAAGAGAATGTATTTGTATTACACTCCTGGTTCTCAACAGAAATATGGTGTGGTCTTCAATGTTGTGGGACAAGTTATGGGAATACTTTCAGATTGCCAGTATGTTCGTGTAGATAAGCTGTCTGAAACTGAGAAG GTTGATGCTCAAAATTTGGTAATCGCTGCATTTCAGCACCCTGAGGAGGTTATCTCTTTTGATGATGAAGCCTCTCTTGTGGATGGCTCTTCACACTTGTCCAACCTTCCTTACTCCTCAAATTCATCCAGGACAGAGAATTCTAATGGAAGCAAGCTTTTGGCTTCTTCGCCCAAGATGGGTGGATTGGATTATGCACAGCCAAACGTTTCTTCTCCAGATATCATTTCATCTATATATTCTGTGGGGAGTATTAGCAGCTTGGATGATTATTCCTTGCACAGTATTGAAAATATGGATCTTAGATATGATCAGACATTGAGTTTCGCAGGCCAAGTCTCCAACCCTCTCATATGTGATGCTGATGCCATGACTCGAGCGTTCTGTGATGAGGGTCATCTGCGGTTTTTTGATACAGATCTTCAGTCTCAGAACCTTAGTATGGAAGCACCAGCTGATTTACAAAGTGCTCTGGATGGCTTCCTTTTGACACGTTCTACAGCTATTGCAGTTGACAAGGCTCAGAGGAGATGGACAAAGATCTCCAGTGTATTGAAATGGTTCTCTGTTAGGAGACTTGTGGCTTTAAAGAAGACTTGTGTTCGAGAAATTCATAGATACTAG
- the LOC110617215 gene encoding calmodulin-binding protein 60 A isoform X4, producing MSQKRHLEPEDPKSRSEVNSPEEKRRSVVQDVIKMQSVQHLLEPVLEPLIRRVIKEEVELALKKHLASIKRSSGKEKDSSESRSLKLQFSNNLSLPVFTGARIEGEECSAIHVALIDILTGEIVNSGAEASAKVEIIVLEGDFDGDEGENWTHDEFMNNIVREREGKKPLLAGDVFLNLSEGIGIVGEISFTDNSSWTRSRRFRLGARVVDKFDGINVREAKTESFIVRDHRGELYKKHHPPSQFDEVWRLEKIGKDGAFHKRLSRENINTVKDFLTQLFIDPQRLRHVLGTGMSAKMWEVTIEHARTCVLDKRMYLYYTPGSQQKYGVVFNVVGQVMGILSDCQYVRVDKLSETEKVDAQNLVIAAFQHPEEVISFDDEASLVDGSSHLSNLPYSSNSSRTENSNGSKLLASSPKMGGLDYAQPNVSSPDIISSIYSVGSISSLDDYSLHSIENMDLRYDQTLSFAGQVSNPLICDADAMTRAFCDEGHLRFFDTDLQSQNLSMEAPADLQSALDGFLLTRSTAIAVDKAQRRWTKISSVLKWFSVRRLVALKKTCVREIHRY from the exons ATGTCGCAGAAGAGGCACCTTGAGCCTGAGGATCCCAAGTCTCGTTCTGAAGTGAATAGTCCGGAAGAGAAGAGGAGGAG TGTGGTTCAGGATGTGATTAAGATGCAATCGGTCCAGCATTTGTTGGAACCTGTTCTGGAGCCATTGATTCGCAGGGTG ATCAAAGAAGAAGTTGAATTGGCTCTTAAAAAACATTTAGCTAGTATTAAACG AAGTAGTGGGAAAGAAAAAGATTCTTCTGAATCCAGAAGCTTAAAACTGCAGTTCTCAAACAACCTCTCTCTTCCAGTGTTCACTGGAGCTCGAATTGAAGGAGAAGAATGTTCTGCCATACATGTGGCTTTGATTGATATTCTTACTGGGGAAATAGTGAACTCTGGCGCTGAAGCTTCTGCTAAGGTGGAAATTATTGTCCTTGAAGGTGATTTTGATGGTGATGAGGGTGAAAATTGGACACATGATGAGTTTATGAATAATATTgtcagagagagagaaggaaagAAACCTCTTCTTGCTGGAGATGTGTTTTTGAATCTAAGTGAAGGCATTGGTATAGTGGGTGAAATTTCATTCACAGATAATTCAAGCTGGACAAGAAGCCGCAGGTTCAGGCTTGGGGCAAGAGTTGTGGATAAGTTTGATGGAATTAATGTAAGGGAGGCAAAGACAGAATCTTTCATTGTCAGGGATCACCGTGGGGAAT TGTACAAGAAGCACCATCCTCCATCTCAGTTTGATGAGGTGTGGAGATTAGAAAAGATTGGAAAAGACGGGGCTTTCCATAAGCGATTGAGTAGGGAAAATATCAACACTGTGAAGGATTTCCTAACTCAGCTCTTTATCGACCCTCAAAGGCTTCGGCAT GTTCTTGGCACAGGTATGTCTGCTAAGATGTGGGAAGTAACTATAGAACATGCACGGACTTGTGTGCTTGATAAGAGAATGTATTTGTATTACACTCCTGGTTCTCAACAGAAATATGGTGTGGTCTTCAATGTTGTGGGACAAGTTATGGGAATACTTTCAGATTGCCAGTATGTTCGTGTAGATAAGCTGTCTGAAACTGAGAAG GTTGATGCTCAAAATTTGGTAATCGCTGCATTTCAGCACCCTGAGGAGGTTATCTCTTTTGATGATGAAGCCTCTCTTGTGGATGGCTCTTCACACTTGTCCAACCTTCCTTACTCCTCAAATTCATCCAGGACAGAGAATTCTAATGGAAGCAAGCTTTTGGCTTCTTCGCCCAAGATGGGTGGATTGGATTATGCACAGCCAAACGTTTCTTCTCCAGATATCATTTCATCTATATATTCTGTGGGGAGTATTAGCAGCTTGGATGATTATTCCTTGCACAGTATTGAAAATATGGATCTTAGATATGATCAGACATTGAGTTTCGCAGGCCAAGTCTCCAACCCTCTCATATGTGATGCTGATGCCATGACTCGAGCGTTCTGTGATGAGGGTCATCTGCGGTTTTTTGATACAGATCTTCAGTCTCAGAACCTTAGTATGGAAGCACCAGCTGATTTACAAAGTGCTCTGGATGGCTTCCTTTTGACACGTTCTACAGCTATTGCAGTTGACAAGGCTCAGAGGAGATGGACAAAGATCTCCAGTGTATTGAAATGGTTCTCTGTTAGGAGACTTGTGGCTTTAAAGAAGACTTGTGTTCGAGAAATTCATAGATACTAG
- the LOC110617215 gene encoding calmodulin-binding protein 60 A isoform X2, whose amino-acid sequence MSQKRHLEPEDPKSRSEVNSPEEKRRRFDFKNVVQDVIKMQSVQHLLEPVLEPLIRRVIKEEVELALKKHLASIKRSGKEKDSSESRSLKLQFSNNLSLPVFTGARIEGEECSAIHVALIDILTGEIVNSGAEASAKVEIIVLEGDFDGDEGENWTHDEFMNNIVREREGKKPLLAGDVFLNLSEGIGIVGEISFTDNSSWTRSRRFRLGARVVDKFDGINVREAKTESFIVRDHRGELYKKHHPPSQFDEVWRLEKIGKDGAFHKRLSRENINTVKDFLTQLFIDPQRLRHVLGTGMSAKMWEVTIEHARTCVLDKRMYLYYTPGSQQKYGVVFNVVGQVMGILSDCQYVRVDKLSETEKVDAQNLVIAAFQHPEEVISFDDEASLVDGSSHLSNLPYSSNSSRTENSNGSKLLASSPKMGGLDYAQPNVSSPDIISSIYSVGSISSLDDYSLHSIENMDLRYDQTLSFAGQVSNPLICDADAMTRAFCDEGHLRFFDTDLQSQNLSMEAPADLQSALDGFLLTRSTAIAVDKAQRRWTKISSVLKWFSVRRLVALKKTCVREIHRY is encoded by the exons ATGTCGCAGAAGAGGCACCTTGAGCCTGAGGATCCCAAGTCTCGTTCTGAAGTGAATAGTCCGGAAGAGAAGAGGAGGAGGTTTGATTTCAAGAa TGTGGTTCAGGATGTGATTAAGATGCAATCGGTCCAGCATTTGTTGGAACCTGTTCTGGAGCCATTGATTCGCAGGGTG ATCAAAGAAGAAGTTGAATTGGCTCTTAAAAAACATTTAGCTAGTATTAAACG TAGTGGGAAAGAAAAAGATTCTTCTGAATCCAGAAGCTTAAAACTGCAGTTCTCAAACAACCTCTCTCTTCCAGTGTTCACTGGAGCTCGAATTGAAGGAGAAGAATGTTCTGCCATACATGTGGCTTTGATTGATATTCTTACTGGGGAAATAGTGAACTCTGGCGCTGAAGCTTCTGCTAAGGTGGAAATTATTGTCCTTGAAGGTGATTTTGATGGTGATGAGGGTGAAAATTGGACACATGATGAGTTTATGAATAATATTgtcagagagagagaaggaaagAAACCTCTTCTTGCTGGAGATGTGTTTTTGAATCTAAGTGAAGGCATTGGTATAGTGGGTGAAATTTCATTCACAGATAATTCAAGCTGGACAAGAAGCCGCAGGTTCAGGCTTGGGGCAAGAGTTGTGGATAAGTTTGATGGAATTAATGTAAGGGAGGCAAAGACAGAATCTTTCATTGTCAGGGATCACCGTGGGGAAT TGTACAAGAAGCACCATCCTCCATCTCAGTTTGATGAGGTGTGGAGATTAGAAAAGATTGGAAAAGACGGGGCTTTCCATAAGCGATTGAGTAGGGAAAATATCAACACTGTGAAGGATTTCCTAACTCAGCTCTTTATCGACCCTCAAAGGCTTCGGCAT GTTCTTGGCACAGGTATGTCTGCTAAGATGTGGGAAGTAACTATAGAACATGCACGGACTTGTGTGCTTGATAAGAGAATGTATTTGTATTACACTCCTGGTTCTCAACAGAAATATGGTGTGGTCTTCAATGTTGTGGGACAAGTTATGGGAATACTTTCAGATTGCCAGTATGTTCGTGTAGATAAGCTGTCTGAAACTGAGAAG GTTGATGCTCAAAATTTGGTAATCGCTGCATTTCAGCACCCTGAGGAGGTTATCTCTTTTGATGATGAAGCCTCTCTTGTGGATGGCTCTTCACACTTGTCCAACCTTCCTTACTCCTCAAATTCATCCAGGACAGAGAATTCTAATGGAAGCAAGCTTTTGGCTTCTTCGCCCAAGATGGGTGGATTGGATTATGCACAGCCAAACGTTTCTTCTCCAGATATCATTTCATCTATATATTCTGTGGGGAGTATTAGCAGCTTGGATGATTATTCCTTGCACAGTATTGAAAATATGGATCTTAGATATGATCAGACATTGAGTTTCGCAGGCCAAGTCTCCAACCCTCTCATATGTGATGCTGATGCCATGACTCGAGCGTTCTGTGATGAGGGTCATCTGCGGTTTTTTGATACAGATCTTCAGTCTCAGAACCTTAGTATGGAAGCACCAGCTGATTTACAAAGTGCTCTGGATGGCTTCCTTTTGACACGTTCTACAGCTATTGCAGTTGACAAGGCTCAGAGGAGATGGACAAAGATCTCCAGTGTATTGAAATGGTTCTCTGTTAGGAGACTTGTGGCTTTAAAGAAGACTTGTGTTCGAGAAATTCATAGATACTAG
- the LOC110617215 gene encoding calmodulin-binding protein 60 A isoform X7, whose translation MQSVQHLLEPVLEPLIRRVIKEEVELALKKHLASIKRSGKEKDSSESRSLKLQFSNNLSLPVFTGARIEGEECSAIHVALIDILTGEIVNSGAEASAKVEIIVLEGDFDGDEGENWTHDEFMNNIVREREGKKPLLAGDVFLNLSEGIGIVGEISFTDNSSWTRSRRFRLGARVVDKFDGINVREAKTESFIVRDHRGELYKKHHPPSQFDEVWRLEKIGKDGAFHKRLSRENINTVKDFLTQLFIDPQRLRHVLGTGMSAKMWEVTIEHARTCVLDKRMYLYYTPGSQQKYGVVFNVVGQVMGILSDCQYVRVDKLSETEKVDAQNLVIAAFQHPEEVISFDDEASLVDGSSHLSNLPYSSNSSRTENSNGSKLLASSPKMGGLDYAQPNVSSPDIISSIYSVGSISSLDDYSLHSIENMDLRYDQTLSFAGQVSNPLICDADAMTRAFCDEGHLRFFDTDLQSQNLSMEAPADLQSALDGFLLTRSTAIAVDKAQRRWTKISSVLKWFSVRRLVALKKTCVREIHRY comes from the exons ATGCAATCGGTCCAGCATTTGTTGGAACCTGTTCTGGAGCCATTGATTCGCAGGGTG ATCAAAGAAGAAGTTGAATTGGCTCTTAAAAAACATTTAGCTAGTATTAAACG TAGTGGGAAAGAAAAAGATTCTTCTGAATCCAGAAGCTTAAAACTGCAGTTCTCAAACAACCTCTCTCTTCCAGTGTTCACTGGAGCTCGAATTGAAGGAGAAGAATGTTCTGCCATACATGTGGCTTTGATTGATATTCTTACTGGGGAAATAGTGAACTCTGGCGCTGAAGCTTCTGCTAAGGTGGAAATTATTGTCCTTGAAGGTGATTTTGATGGTGATGAGGGTGAAAATTGGACACATGATGAGTTTATGAATAATATTgtcagagagagagaaggaaagAAACCTCTTCTTGCTGGAGATGTGTTTTTGAATCTAAGTGAAGGCATTGGTATAGTGGGTGAAATTTCATTCACAGATAATTCAAGCTGGACAAGAAGCCGCAGGTTCAGGCTTGGGGCAAGAGTTGTGGATAAGTTTGATGGAATTAATGTAAGGGAGGCAAAGACAGAATCTTTCATTGTCAGGGATCACCGTGGGGAAT TGTACAAGAAGCACCATCCTCCATCTCAGTTTGATGAGGTGTGGAGATTAGAAAAGATTGGAAAAGACGGGGCTTTCCATAAGCGATTGAGTAGGGAAAATATCAACACTGTGAAGGATTTCCTAACTCAGCTCTTTATCGACCCTCAAAGGCTTCGGCAT GTTCTTGGCACAGGTATGTCTGCTAAGATGTGGGAAGTAACTATAGAACATGCACGGACTTGTGTGCTTGATAAGAGAATGTATTTGTATTACACTCCTGGTTCTCAACAGAAATATGGTGTGGTCTTCAATGTTGTGGGACAAGTTATGGGAATACTTTCAGATTGCCAGTATGTTCGTGTAGATAAGCTGTCTGAAACTGAGAAG GTTGATGCTCAAAATTTGGTAATCGCTGCATTTCAGCACCCTGAGGAGGTTATCTCTTTTGATGATGAAGCCTCTCTTGTGGATGGCTCTTCACACTTGTCCAACCTTCCTTACTCCTCAAATTCATCCAGGACAGAGAATTCTAATGGAAGCAAGCTTTTGGCTTCTTCGCCCAAGATGGGTGGATTGGATTATGCACAGCCAAACGTTTCTTCTCCAGATATCATTTCATCTATATATTCTGTGGGGAGTATTAGCAGCTTGGATGATTATTCCTTGCACAGTATTGAAAATATGGATCTTAGATATGATCAGACATTGAGTTTCGCAGGCCAAGTCTCCAACCCTCTCATATGTGATGCTGATGCCATGACTCGAGCGTTCTGTGATGAGGGTCATCTGCGGTTTTTTGATACAGATCTTCAGTCTCAGAACCTTAGTATGGAAGCACCAGCTGATTTACAAAGTGCTCTGGATGGCTTCCTTTTGACACGTTCTACAGCTATTGCAGTTGACAAGGCTCAGAGGAGATGGACAAAGATCTCCAGTGTATTGAAATGGTTCTCTGTTAGGAGACTTGTGGCTTTAAAGAAGACTTGTGTTCGAGAAATTCATAGATACTAG
- the LOC110617215 gene encoding calmodulin-binding protein 60 A isoform X5 gives MQLKNCWCVYCMKFVAVSGPLLDVIKMQSVQHLLEPVLEPLIRRVIKEEVELALKKHLASIKRSSGKEKDSSESRSLKLQFSNNLSLPVFTGARIEGEECSAIHVALIDILTGEIVNSGAEASAKVEIIVLEGDFDGDEGENWTHDEFMNNIVREREGKKPLLAGDVFLNLSEGIGIVGEISFTDNSSWTRSRRFRLGARVVDKFDGINVREAKTESFIVRDHRGELYKKHHPPSQFDEVWRLEKIGKDGAFHKRLSRENINTVKDFLTQLFIDPQRLRHVLGTGMSAKMWEVTIEHARTCVLDKRMYLYYTPGSQQKYGVVFNVVGQVMGILSDCQYVRVDKLSETEKVDAQNLVIAAFQHPEEVISFDDEASLVDGSSHLSNLPYSSNSSRTENSNGSKLLASSPKMGGLDYAQPNVSSPDIISSIYSVGSISSLDDYSLHSIENMDLRYDQTLSFAGQVSNPLICDADAMTRAFCDEGHLRFFDTDLQSQNLSMEAPADLQSALDGFLLTRSTAIAVDKAQRRWTKISSVLKWFSVRRLVALKKTCVREIHRY, from the exons ATGCAATTGAAGAATTGCTGGTGTGTCTACTGCATGAAATTTGTTGCTGTCTCTGGACCGTTGTTG GATGTGATTAAGATGCAATCGGTCCAGCATTTGTTGGAACCTGTTCTGGAGCCATTGATTCGCAGGGTG ATCAAAGAAGAAGTTGAATTGGCTCTTAAAAAACATTTAGCTAGTATTAAACG AAGTAGTGGGAAAGAAAAAGATTCTTCTGAATCCAGAAGCTTAAAACTGCAGTTCTCAAACAACCTCTCTCTTCCAGTGTTCACTGGAGCTCGAATTGAAGGAGAAGAATGTTCTGCCATACATGTGGCTTTGATTGATATTCTTACTGGGGAAATAGTGAACTCTGGCGCTGAAGCTTCTGCTAAGGTGGAAATTATTGTCCTTGAAGGTGATTTTGATGGTGATGAGGGTGAAAATTGGACACATGATGAGTTTATGAATAATATTgtcagagagagagaaggaaagAAACCTCTTCTTGCTGGAGATGTGTTTTTGAATCTAAGTGAAGGCATTGGTATAGTGGGTGAAATTTCATTCACAGATAATTCAAGCTGGACAAGAAGCCGCAGGTTCAGGCTTGGGGCAAGAGTTGTGGATAAGTTTGATGGAATTAATGTAAGGGAGGCAAAGACAGAATCTTTCATTGTCAGGGATCACCGTGGGGAAT TGTACAAGAAGCACCATCCTCCATCTCAGTTTGATGAGGTGTGGAGATTAGAAAAGATTGGAAAAGACGGGGCTTTCCATAAGCGATTGAGTAGGGAAAATATCAACACTGTGAAGGATTTCCTAACTCAGCTCTTTATCGACCCTCAAAGGCTTCGGCAT GTTCTTGGCACAGGTATGTCTGCTAAGATGTGGGAAGTAACTATAGAACATGCACGGACTTGTGTGCTTGATAAGAGAATGTATTTGTATTACACTCCTGGTTCTCAACAGAAATATGGTGTGGTCTTCAATGTTGTGGGACAAGTTATGGGAATACTTTCAGATTGCCAGTATGTTCGTGTAGATAAGCTGTCTGAAACTGAGAAG GTTGATGCTCAAAATTTGGTAATCGCTGCATTTCAGCACCCTGAGGAGGTTATCTCTTTTGATGATGAAGCCTCTCTTGTGGATGGCTCTTCACACTTGTCCAACCTTCCTTACTCCTCAAATTCATCCAGGACAGAGAATTCTAATGGAAGCAAGCTTTTGGCTTCTTCGCCCAAGATGGGTGGATTGGATTATGCACAGCCAAACGTTTCTTCTCCAGATATCATTTCATCTATATATTCTGTGGGGAGTATTAGCAGCTTGGATGATTATTCCTTGCACAGTATTGAAAATATGGATCTTAGATATGATCAGACATTGAGTTTCGCAGGCCAAGTCTCCAACCCTCTCATATGTGATGCTGATGCCATGACTCGAGCGTTCTGTGATGAGGGTCATCTGCGGTTTTTTGATACAGATCTTCAGTCTCAGAACCTTAGTATGGAAGCACCAGCTGATTTACAAAGTGCTCTGGATGGCTTCCTTTTGACACGTTCTACAGCTATTGCAGTTGACAAGGCTCAGAGGAGATGGACAAAGATCTCCAGTGTATTGAAATGGTTCTCTGTTAGGAGACTTGTGGCTTTAAAGAAGACTTGTGTTCGAGAAATTCATAGATACTAG